The Brassica oleracea var. oleracea cultivar TO1000 chromosome C6, BOL, whole genome shotgun sequence genome includes a region encoding these proteins:
- the LOC106296784 gene encoding transcription factor MYB122-like isoform X2, whose amino-acid sequence MGRTTWYDDEGLKKGEWTAEEDRMLVAYINEYGLGDWRAMPKRAGLQRCGKSCRLRWLNYLRPGIKRGKFTPQEEKDIIKFHSLLGNRWAAIAKEMPNRTDNDIKNHWNSCLKKRLVRSGIDPMTHQPVVNVKANSSSTTSSPTLTPSSSSTTSSFSSTSSSRLLNRLAAEISSRKQGFDRIKNVILSEPRQAVEEDKLMISSKEEEEEVDGCFMEIDDNLISTTSLYELLSEPYDMYQSDFGLEVDDQFDLFLEIPSLGQDLS is encoded by the exons ATGGGGAGGACGACTTGGTACGACGACGAGGGTTTGAAAAAAGGAGAGTGGACGGCTGAAGAAGACAGGATGCTCGTCGCTTACATCAACGAATACGGTCTTGGGGACTGGCGTGCTATGCCTAAGAGAGCCG GTCTGCAAAGATGTGGAAAGAGTTGTAGATTAAGGTGGTTGAATTATTTGAGGCCTGGAATTAAAAGAGGCAAGTTCACTCCTCAGGAGGAAAAAGATATCATCAAATTTCATTCCCTTCTTGGTAACAG GTGGGCAGCAATAGCAAAGGAAATGCCAAACAGAACAGACAATGACATAAAGAATCATTGGAATTCATGTCTTAAGAAAAGACTCGTTAGAAGTGGAATCGATCCCATGACCCATCAGCCTGTCGTCAACGTGAAAGCTAATTCCTCCTCAACGACGTCCTCTCCAACACTGACCCCTTCTTCTTCTTCTACTACTTCCTCATTTTCATCCACAAGCTCCTCACGTCTACTTAACAGGCTTGCCGCGGAAATCTCCTCAAGAAAACAGGGATTCGATAG GATCAAGAATGTGATATTATCAGAACCAAGACAAGCCGTTGAAGAAGATAAGTTGATGATAAGCAGCAAGGAAGAGGAGGAGGAAGTTGATGGTTGTTTCATGGAGATTGATGATAATCTGATCAGTACGACGTCGTTATATGAGTTGCTTTCCGAGCCTTACGATATGTACCAATCTGATTTTGGTCTTGAGGTTGATGACCAATTTGACCTTTTCCTCGAAATTCCCTCTCTTGGACAAGATTTATCTTGA
- the LOC106296784 gene encoding transcription factor MYB122-like isoform X1, whose translation MGRTTWYDDEGLKKGEWTAEEDRMLVAYINEYGLGDWRAMPKRAGLQRCGKSCRLRWLNYLRPGIKRGKFTPQEEKDIIKFHSLLGNRWAAIAKEMPNRTDNDIKNHWNSCLKKRLVRSGIDPMTHQPVVNVKANSSSTTSSPTLTPSSSSTTSSFSSTSSSRLLNRLAAEISSRKQGFDRIKNVILSEPRQAVKEDALMISSKEEEEEVKGCFMEIDNNLISTTSLYELLSEPYDMYQSDFGLEVDDQFDLFLEIPSLGQDLS comes from the exons ATGGGGAGGACGACTTGGTACGACGACGAGGGTTTGAAAAAAGGAGAGTGGACGGCTGAAGAAGACAGGATGCTCGTCGCTTACATCAACGAATACGGTCTTGGGGACTGGCGTGCTATGCCTAAGAGAGCCG GTCTGCAAAGATGTGGAAAGAGTTGTAGATTAAGGTGGTTGAATTATTTGAGGCCTGGAATTAAAAGAGGCAAGTTCACTCCTCAGGAGGAAAAAGATATCATCAAATTTCATTCCCTTCTTGGTAACAG GTGGGCAGCAATAGCAAAGGAAATGCCAAACAGAACAGACAATGACATAAAGAATCATTGGAATTCATGTCTTAAGAAAAGACTCGTTAGAAGTGGAATCGATCCCATGACCCATCAGCCTGTCGTCAACGTGAAAGCTAATTCCTCCTCAACGACGTCCTCTCCAACACTGACCCCTTCTTCTTCTTCTACTACTTCCTCATTTTCATCCACAAGCTCCTCACGTCTACTTAACAGGCTTGCCGCGGAAATCTCCTCAAGAAAACAGGGATTCGATAGGATCAAGAATGTGATATTATCAGAACCAAGACAAGCCGTTAAAGAAGATGCCTTGATGATAAGCAGCAAGGAAGAGGAGGAGGAAGTTAAGGGTTGTTTCATGGAGATTGATAATAATCTGATCAGTACGACGTCGTTATATGAGTTGCTTTCCGAGCCTTACGATATGTACCAATCTGATTTTGGTCTTGAGGTTGATGACCAATTTGACCTTTTCCTCGAAATTCCCTCTCTTGGACAAGATTTATCTTGA